A section of the Flavobacterium sp. CG_23.5 genome encodes:
- a CDS encoding DUF4339 domain-containing protein, whose product MNKYYLHSGSENIGPFNLEDLKSKKITKNTQVWYEGIADWKNTGEVDELKSLLSVVPPLIAKKPEIKPQPIVNNAKTHWFWRMTRVSAILIIVFIAIFAFVDYINEKNRGSSYEESIITIGKIEAVDPSSYLMQPVHTNQPF is encoded by the coding sequence ATTAACAAATACTACTTACACAGCGGCTCTGAGAACATTGGTCCATTTAACTTAGAAGATTTAAAATCTAAAAAAATAACTAAAAACACACAAGTGTGGTATGAAGGCATAGCAGATTGGAAAAATACAGGAGAAGTTGACGAACTAAAAAGCCTTTTGTCAGTTGTCCCTCCTCTTATTGCAAAAAAGCCTGAAATTAAACCACAACCTATTGTTAATAATGCAAAAACACATTGGTTTTGGAGGATGACTAGAGTTTCAGCAATCCTAATTATTGTATTTATTGCTATTTTTGCATTTGTAGATTATATAAATGAAAAAAATAGAGGTTCATCTTATGAAGAAAGTATCATAACAATAGGAAAAATAGAAGCAGTAGACCCATCTTCATATTTAATGCAACCGGTACATACAAACCAACCTTTTTAG
- a CDS encoding Fic family protein, producing the protein MLPDYLQHFNEALQKFQEKFPREKWSPEFKDSLINNYSFYSARIEDDKLHYGDTIKFLNNELVRVGKMTSLLNISNHKDVMKSLLDKLEDFQLTEEIVKGIHQDLMGSDLAWEVEFKPELIANYRNIPTVGSREPFFENKEYAPHYNLAVIMASHMGLFNNRFERIDNSNEATHILSVLAYFHNTFLNKIHPFADGNGRVCRIIMGAIMMQYNCPPIFPLITDEEHQFEYISTIVKCELENSDDLLVRYFAKGMSESLLQRVYEF; encoded by the coding sequence ATGCTTCCCGACTACCTTCAACACTTTAATGAAGCCCTCCAAAAGTTCCAAGAGAAATTTCCAAGGGAAAAATGGTCTCCTGAATTTAAAGATAGCTTAATCAATAATTATTCTTTTTATTCAGCAAGAATAGAGGATGATAAATTGCATTATGGCGATACGATAAAATTTTTAAACAATGAGTTGGTAAGGGTTGGTAAAATGACCTCTTTGCTCAATATTTCCAACCATAAGGATGTTATGAAATCTCTGTTGGATAAACTTGAAGATTTTCAATTGACAGAAGAAATTGTAAAAGGGATTCATCAAGATTTAATGGGGTCTGATTTGGCATGGGAAGTGGAGTTTAAACCAGAACTCATCGCGAATTACAGAAATATTCCAACAGTAGGATCGAGAGAGCCTTTTTTTGAAAATAAAGAATATGCCCCTCATTATAATTTAGCTGTTATTATGGCTTCGCATATGGGGTTATTTAACAACCGCTTTGAAAGGATTGACAATTCTAATGAAGCCACACATATACTTTCTGTTTTGGCCTATTTTCATAATACTTTTTTAAACAAAATTCATCCCTTTGCGGATGGTAATGGCCGAGTTTGCCGAATTATTATGGGAGCGATCATGATGCAATACAATTGCCCTCCGATATTTCCTCTTATCACAGATGAGGAACATCAATTTGAATATATTTCTACCATTGTGAAATGTGAATTAGAAAATAGTGATGATTTATTGGTTCGTTATTTTGCCAAAGGAATGAGTGAAAGTTTACTTCAGAGAGTTTACGAGTTTTAA
- a CDS encoding PKD-like domain-containing protein, whose product MKHLFKVLFLFVLLILNASAVYSSNKIEEIIKLKTVADPTGQITGNTTVCQNAAQPIIVFEVDDNVKGPYTFTYTINGGALISATTTANNKSLTVSQPTNVTGTFSYILTGVMDKDGKNVVVSSNNTVTIIVNPLPAADFTFIDTQCSGTAVQFNTTSSGNSYTWNFGDGNTSSEKNPTHIFTSLGCGTAPFNITLTVTDANGCSSTITKIITINQQPNVNFIDSSVNYNPLNLSNQFNNCNSAGANPNYNVSVSPSASNSSCINSYSVLWDDGGTPQIFTSFPFTHSYTTLGAFTMAITAIGGNGCSTTKKYIIKNESNPAGGLVSPGSTTNLCAPTPELKFTLSNWALNSPGTTYTLDYGDSSPMIQLLQSDLMQNSLYYNSANPSLSSNYPVPHIYSTSSCPNASITATLKISNSCGTTNSTISPIIILRSPTSNFTNPPKACVNTCVQFTNTSTPASNEGCLESTLYEWNFGDGSSIYSTTAAGTPNPPCHTYTSPGKYTVTLTTYGYCGTSIKTGEICIEPPLVPNFTAESSGCSPQAITATNTTVESNSCSPPTYVWSTTFVPSSCGTTIAPIPNQTSANGSFNFTEPGTYSIKLTATNSCTPSQSVIKTFTVKQPPKVTIAPIAPLCQTGVATVINPTATIINCGTQSPLTYEWSFPNGIPATATTANPGPISYTSSGTFPISLKVTNECGTTTVNSSITIKPTPTVDNITSQQKCKGQQSDAIVFSGGLTGTVYNWTNNNTAIGLMAADTGDINPFILTNTGTTVLTATITVTPSLNGCSGPAKTFTITVNPEATVSTVSNSVLCNTSLQNAITFSSSSALTTFSWSNNAPSIGLAASGTGNIPAFTATNAGISPVVATITVTPSNALGCNGIPKTFTITVNPTPTPLVLTNQEYCNGVATSPIIFSNNVSGTTYTWINSNVAIGLAANGTGNIPAFTPKNTSGNPITATISVTPKANGCTGTWQDFTITVNPSPVVTFSIQNQTICSGDTSALVTLSTVAGATLNWTAIQPSGMSGVATSGTNTIPAQPLVNNTNANIVVTYNASSTLSSGATCAGATFLYTITVKPKPIIAANMAANSCSGLSFSIIPTNGAGNNIPTGTTYSWSTPIVTGGISGGISGTNQTNISGTLNNTTTVVQTATYTVIPSLNGCAGLPFDVVVSVNPKPDVNANTDIVLCAGDTGQLINFSGNVSGTTYNWSSNLTNIGIAASGSNSVPTFTAINTGLTPIIATVTVTPSANSCTGLSKTFKITVNPRPNINSITNLVKCNGIASGTILFTGSVNGTTFDWTNDTPSIGLAASGNGNIPSFTTINTGLIPVIATITVTPKANGCFGTPTTFTITVNPTPTVDLASNQTVCNVQSTTAIVFSGAIPNTSYNWNNSNSNIGLGANGVGDIPAFNAINNGTTPIIATITVTPTLNGCPGASKTFTITINPSPTVSFTSSNQVVCSGSSSTIVNLTSTSGTSFSWTALQPSGILGVLTSGTNTIPVQTLINSTNVPIVVTYLATAESNSGVSCQGITYPYTITVNPVSSITTTQAQTICSNSTFSVVPLDGSGNSVPVGTTYSWSAPVVTGGITGGVALANQTTIKGTLNNPTNDVQTATYTVIPKSGTCTGPTFTTVITVNPSPKVQFSAANQTICSGSASLPITLSTLTTGNVTFNWTATIPAGISGGTGSGTGTIPTQTLLNLTTTPLTVIYTATATFENNGVSCSGPTLDYKITVNPAIITSSILSNYNGFNVSSVGANDGAINVTVTGGSGTYTYLWSGPPGFSALSQDISNVPAGDYTLTINDALCNPVILNFTLTAPLPLLIQEDNAAQIDVLCFGYLTGAIKVDITQQSVGPYDYLLTLQGGGTISSIINATSTNYTFTSLAAGIYDIKVTDANGSSKTILGIEITQPSGISATISYPTIISCAGSATGSATVSASGGIGTLTYSWNTNPIQTTETASGLIAGTYTVTITDANNCSIQKQAVITEPNGIVASITSLTNVLCFGNNTGSATVSATGGTGVLTYSWDTVSIQTTVTATGLVAGTYKVTITDANGCSNVQTALITQPSAGLTAMISNSTNVSCFGGNNGNATVSVTGGTSPYTYSWNTNPIQTSVTATGLTAGTYNVTVTDANGCVDSSPVTITEPAGMSATISAQTDVYCSGNSSGSATVTVNGGTAPYGYSWNTTPVQTSATATNLAVGTYTAIITDANGCTTSTQATITEPNGIVISIASQTNVKCFGNNTGSVSVLASGGTGILTYSWDTIPVQTSLNAIGLIAGTYHLTVTDANNCTKVETVNITQPDDISITTDLEKDITCFNDANGEIKITISGGTLKYNYTWSKDGIPYSAAEDLSNLSPGIYMVTVSDANNCGPKTATFTITEPPILEVSLLSQTNILCFGEATGAIEIFVVGGTPTLSGYSFSWTGPNGFTSSNKNLTAITAGTYNVLVTDNSGCSKALSVTLTQPTAIILSATTTPIICYGSNDASITLAINGGVTPYTIAWSNLGGGTFQNNLSAGDYLITVTDSNNCVKTLNVNIPEAPIFTINPVVKNISCFGAHDGSINLNIIGGIAPVKLVWDDSPVAGNVRNNLGPGSYTVTIVDSKPCTIKKSFIILEPQPLILSANVDNAFDCDKANSGAINLLVAGGTPPFTYAWSNGSTTEDLVNIPAGNYLVTVIDSRGCSKQAQYSINRPPPIVIGVATKTEFDCETKFVKQTFVAQVSGGVPPYQLAWSSGTVSGSNNEMMNTSQNGTAILYVTDALGCKANYSFNVKLQSLGTPSFNATSYSFVTYGTYSIIDPIQFTNTATGDFISMVWDFGDGSFSTELNPVHTFLNPKEYVVTQTVTYPFGCVYVQKITFNVEKGYLFVVPTAFTPNNDNMNDTFRPVTKALKNVRLDIYDTWGSLIYSETGDTLRGWDGKIKGQIAENGNYYCKVSAETFYGTIVNENRPFVLIK is encoded by the coding sequence ATGAAACACCTTTTCAAAGTTCTATTTTTATTCGTTCTATTAATTCTTAATGCTAGTGCTGTTTATTCTTCAAATAAAATAGAGGAAATCATAAAACTAAAAACAGTAGCAGATCCAACTGGGCAAATAACAGGAAATACAACGGTATGCCAGAATGCAGCGCAGCCTATAATAGTATTTGAGGTTGACGATAATGTAAAAGGGCCTTACACCTTTACTTATACAATAAATGGAGGGGCACTTATAAGTGCAACAACAACAGCTAATAATAAAAGTCTGACCGTTTCTCAACCAACAAATGTAACGGGAACTTTCTCCTATATTTTAACTGGTGTGATGGACAAAGACGGCAAGAATGTTGTAGTTTCAAGTAACAATACAGTAACAATTATAGTGAATCCCTTACCAGCGGCTGATTTTACTTTTATTGATACACAGTGTTCGGGTACTGCGGTACAGTTTAACACAACAAGTAGTGGAAACTCTTATACTTGGAATTTTGGTGATGGAAATACGTCGTCAGAAAAAAATCCTACTCATATATTTACTTCATTAGGTTGTGGTACAGCACCTTTTAATATTACTTTAACTGTAACTGATGCCAATGGTTGTTCAAGTACAATAACTAAGATTATCACAATAAATCAGCAACCAAACGTAAATTTTATTGACAGTAGTGTTAACTACAACCCTCTAAATCTCTCTAATCAATTTAATAATTGTAATTCAGCTGGAGCAAACCCAAATTATAATGTAAGTGTTAGCCCTTCTGCTTCCAATTCTAGTTGTATAAACAGCTATAGTGTATTATGGGATGATGGCGGTACACCGCAAATATTTACTTCTTTTCCTTTTACGCATTCCTACACTACTCTTGGGGCATTTACGATGGCAATTACTGCTATTGGAGGTAATGGCTGCTCGACGACAAAAAAATATATTATAAAAAATGAGTCGAATCCAGCAGGAGGCCTTGTTAGTCCCGGAAGCACAACAAACTTATGTGCTCCTACACCAGAATTAAAATTCACATTGTCCAACTGGGCTTTAAATTCACCTGGAACAACATACACACTAGACTATGGAGATTCCTCACCAATGATACAACTTTTACAATCAGATTTAATGCAGAATTCATTGTACTATAATTCTGCTAATCCATCCCTTTCGTCAAATTATCCCGTTCCACATATCTACAGCACAAGTAGTTGCCCCAATGCTAGTATAACTGCAACATTAAAAATATCAAATTCATGTGGAACAACCAATTCGACAATTTCACCAATTATTATTTTAAGGTCTCCTACTTCAAATTTCACAAATCCTCCTAAAGCCTGCGTCAACACTTGTGTTCAATTTACTAATACATCCACACCCGCTTCCAATGAAGGTTGCCTTGAAAGTACATTATACGAGTGGAATTTTGGGGATGGTTCAAGTATTTATTCCACAACCGCAGCCGGGACTCCAAACCCTCCATGTCATACCTATACATCACCAGGTAAGTACACCGTAACACTAACCACTTATGGATATTGTGGTACAAGCATTAAAACTGGTGAAATTTGTATTGAGCCTCCACTTGTTCCTAACTTCACCGCAGAAAGTTCAGGTTGTTCACCGCAAGCAATCACCGCTACAAACACAACGGTTGAATCTAATTCTTGCAGTCCCCCAACCTATGTATGGAGTACAACTTTTGTTCCATCAAGTTGTGGAACAACTATTGCACCAATTCCAAATCAAACCAGTGCAAACGGTTCATTTAATTTCACTGAGCCTGGAACTTATAGCATTAAGCTAACCGCAACTAATTCTTGTACGCCTTCCCAATCTGTAATTAAAACGTTCACCGTTAAACAACCCCCAAAGGTTACAATTGCGCCAATTGCACCTCTTTGTCAAACGGGAGTTGCAACAGTTATCAATCCAACAGCGACTATAATAAACTGTGGGACACAATCTCCCCTGACGTATGAGTGGAGTTTCCCAAATGGAATACCAGCAACTGCGACAACTGCGAACCCTGGTCCTATTAGTTATACTAGTTCAGGAACATTTCCAATTTCTTTGAAAGTAACAAATGAATGCGGAACAACAACCGTAAACAGTTCAATCACTATCAAACCCACACCAACTGTTGATAATATTACAAGCCAACAAAAGTGCAAAGGACAACAATCGGATGCTATCGTGTTTAGCGGGGGTCTTACTGGTACGGTTTACAATTGGACAAACAACAATACAGCAATAGGATTAATGGCTGCAGATACTGGAGATATAAATCCTTTTATTCTTACTAATACAGGAACAACAGTCTTGACAGCTACAATAACAGTAACACCTTCACTTAATGGCTGTTCAGGACCTGCAAAAACATTTACTATCACTGTAAACCCAGAGGCTACAGTAAGCACTGTCAGTAACTCGGTTCTTTGCAACACTTCTCTGCAAAATGCAATTACTTTTAGCAGTTCTTCAGCATTAACTACCTTTTCTTGGAGCAATAACGCCCCTTCCATTGGGTTAGCGGCAAGTGGAACTGGTAATATTCCAGCTTTTACTGCTACGAATGCAGGAATCTCCCCTGTCGTGGCTACTATTACAGTTACTCCATCAAATGCATTGGGTTGCAATGGAATTCCAAAAACATTTACTATAACTGTTAATCCCACTCCCACTCCATTGGTCTTGACCAATCAAGAGTATTGTAATGGAGTTGCAACTAGTCCAATAATTTTTAGTAATAACGTTTCAGGAACTACTTACACATGGATTAATTCTAATGTTGCTATTGGTTTAGCCGCAAACGGAACGGGAAATATACCTGCATTTACACCAAAAAACACGAGTGGAAACCCTATTACAGCAACTATAAGTGTTACCCCAAAAGCAAATGGATGTACAGGAACATGGCAAGACTTTACCATTACTGTAAACCCGTCTCCAGTAGTCACCTTTTCAATACAAAATCAGACCATTTGTTCAGGTGATACTTCGGCTTTAGTAACATTAAGCACTGTTGCTGGAGCTACTTTAAATTGGACTGCAATCCAACCATCAGGAATGTCAGGAGTCGCAACAAGCGGAACTAATACAATCCCTGCACAACCTTTAGTCAATAATACAAATGCCAATATCGTTGTAACGTATAATGCCTCGTCAACACTATCAAGTGGAGCAACTTGCGCTGGAGCTACATTTCTTTATACCATAACCGTAAAACCAAAACCAATTATTGCTGCGAATATGGCTGCGAATAGTTGTAGTGGTTTGTCATTCTCTATTATCCCAACGAACGGTGCTGGAAATAATATTCCCACAGGAACCACTTATTCTTGGAGTACTCCAATTGTAACGGGTGGGATTTCTGGTGGGATTTCTGGAACAAATCAAACTAATATAAGTGGAACATTAAACAATACAACTACTGTTGTTCAAACAGCAACTTATACCGTCATTCCATCATTAAATGGTTGTGCAGGTTTACCGTTTGATGTTGTGGTTTCTGTAAATCCAAAACCCGATGTAAATGCGAACACAGACATTGTACTTTGTGCTGGAGATACGGGCCAACTAATTAATTTTTCAGGAAATGTTTCAGGCACAACCTATAATTGGTCATCCAATCTTACAAACATTGGAATAGCAGCTTCTGGCAGCAATTCCGTTCCAACATTTACAGCAATAAATACAGGTTTAACTCCAATAATTGCAACAGTTACCGTAACACCTTCAGCTAACAGTTGTACGGGTTTATCCAAAACATTTAAAATAACAGTAAATCCGCGACCGAACATTAATTCGATAACCAACCTGGTAAAATGTAATGGCATCGCCAGCGGCACTATCCTTTTTACTGGAAGTGTAAATGGAACTACTTTTGACTGGACGAATGATACACCGTCAATTGGTTTAGCCGCTTCTGGAAACGGCAATATTCCAAGTTTTACAACAATAAATACTGGATTAATACCAGTAATTGCGACTATAACCGTTACGCCAAAAGCAAATGGCTGTTTTGGAACTCCAACCACTTTTACCATCACTGTTAACCCAACACCTACAGTTGATTTAGCATCAAATCAAACGGTTTGTAATGTCCAATCAACCACCGCTATTGTATTTTCGGGAGCAATTCCAAATACGAGTTACAATTGGAACAATAGTAATTCAAATATTGGATTAGGAGCTAATGGCGTGGGAGATATTCCAGCGTTTAATGCTATTAATAACGGAACTACACCTATTATTGCTACTATTACCGTTACTCCAACTTTAAATGGTTGTCCAGGAGCTTCCAAAACATTTACCATCACTATAAATCCATCTCCGACAGTTTCATTTACATCTTCAAATCAAGTGGTGTGCTCTGGATCTTCCTCTACCATTGTCAATTTAACCAGTACATCGGGTACAAGTTTTAGTTGGACTGCGTTGCAACCCTCTGGAATACTTGGGGTGTTGACAAGTGGAACGAACACAATTCCGGTTCAGACATTAATCAATTCCACTAATGTTCCAATTGTAGTGACTTATTTGGCTACCGCAGAATCAAATAGTGGTGTAAGCTGTCAAGGGATAACTTATCCTTATACCATTACAGTAAATCCAGTGTCTTCCATCACGACTACACAAGCTCAAACCATCTGTTCCAATTCTACTTTTTCAGTAGTTCCTTTAGATGGCAGCGGAAATAGTGTCCCGGTTGGAACCACCTATTCATGGTCGGCGCCTGTGGTTACGGGCGGAATTACAGGAGGTGTAGCATTGGCAAATCAAACAACCATTAAAGGCACATTAAATAATCCAACAAATGATGTTCAAACTGCAACATACACCGTCATTCCAAAATCTGGAACTTGTACCGGACCAACATTTACAACGGTGATTACTGTCAATCCTTCTCCAAAAGTTCAATTTTCGGCAGCCAACCAAACAATATGTTCTGGAAGTGCTAGTTTACCCATAACTCTATCCACTCTAACTACAGGAAATGTTACCTTCAATTGGACAGCAACGATTCCTGCGGGAATTTCTGGAGGAACTGGTTCGGGAACGGGTACAATTCCAACACAGACTTTGTTAAATTTAACCACAACGCCACTAACAGTAATTTATACTGCGACAGCAACTTTCGAAAACAATGGGGTTTCTTGCTCGGGCCCGACATTAGATTATAAAATAACGGTAAACCCTGCTATTATTACATCCAGTATTCTGTCTAATTATAATGGTTTTAATGTGAGCAGTGTTGGCGCAAATGATGGCGCAATAAATGTCACCGTTACAGGAGGTTCAGGTACTTATACCTATTTATGGTCAGGACCACCCGGTTTTTCGGCTTTAAGCCAAGACATTTCAAATGTTCCAGCTGGCGATTACACGCTAACCATAAACGATGCGTTGTGTAATCCTGTTATTTTAAATTTTACCTTAACGGCACCATTACCTTTGCTTATTCAAGAAGATAATGCAGCACAAATAGATGTATTGTGTTTTGGTTATTTGACTGGAGCCATTAAAGTTGATATTACACAGCAATCTGTTGGACCTTATGATTATTTATTGACTTTGCAAGGAGGTGGAACAATCAGTAGCATTATTAACGCAACGTCTACAAATTATACTTTTACGAGTTTGGCAGCAGGCATTTATGACATTAAAGTTACCGATGCAAATGGAAGTAGTAAGACAATTCTAGGAATAGAAATCACACAACCCAGCGGTATTTCAGCTACCATATCATATCCTACGATTATCAGTTGTGCTGGAAGTGCAACGGGTTCGGCAACGGTATCTGCCAGTGGAGGAATCGGAACTCTAACTTATTCTTGGAATACAAATCCAATTCAAACGACGGAGACAGCCTCAGGTTTAATAGCAGGTACTTATACTGTTACCATAACAGATGCCAATAATTGTTCGATACAAAAACAGGCTGTAATTACGGAACCAAACGGTATTGTTGCATCAATCACTTCTCTAACCAATGTGCTATGTTTTGGCAATAATACGGGTTCAGCAACGGTATCCGCCACTGGAGGCACAGGAGTTTTAACCTATTCATGGGACACGGTTTCAATTCAAACTACGGTAACAGCAACAGGATTAGTAGCAGGAACTTATAAAGTAACCATAACAGATGCTAATGGTTGTTCAAATGTGCAGACCGCACTTATTACTCAGCCTTCAGCAGGATTGACCGCTATGATTTCGAATTCAACTAACGTGAGTTGTTTTGGAGGAAATAATGGAAATGCTACCGTTTCAGTTACTGGAGGGACTTCACCTTATACCTACTCTTGGAATACCAACCCAATTCAAACCTCGGTAACAGCTACAGGATTAACAGCAGGAACTTATAATGTAACGGTTACAGATGCTAATGGATGTGTAGATTCAAGCCCCGTAACAATAACAGAACCAGCAGGAATGTCAGCAACTATATCCGCTCAAACAGATGTTTACTGTTCAGGAAATAGCAGCGGTTCAGCAACTGTGACTGTTAACGGAGGTACAGCACCTTATGGCTATTCTTGGAATACAACACCAGTTCAAACATCAGCTACAGCAACAAATCTGGCAGTTGGTACTTATACAGCCATCATTACAGATGCTAATGGTTGTACTACAAGCACTCAAGCCACTATCACAGAGCCAAATGGTATTGTAATTTCAATAGCATCACAAACCAATGTGAAATGTTTTGGAAATAATACAGGCTCAGTTTCCGTTTTAGCAAGTGGTGGAACGGGAATATTAACATACTCCTGGGATACCATTCCGGTACAAACTTCTTTAAATGCAATAGGGTTAATTGCAGGAACGTATCATTTGACCGTTACCGATGCTAATAATTGTACCAAGGTTGAAACAGTAAATATTACGCAACCCGACGATATTAGTATAACTACTGATTTAGAGAAAGACATTACTTGCTTTAATGATGCTAATGGTGAAATTAAAATCACAATCAGTGGAGGTACATTAAAGTACAATTATACTTGGTCGAAAGATGGAATTCCTTATTCTGCTGCCGAAGACTTATCCAATTTAAGTCCAGGAATTTACATGGTTACAGTTTCTGACGCTAACAATTGCGGTCCAAAAACAGCGACATTTACCATTACCGAACCACCAATATTAGAGGTAAGCCTATTAAGCCAAACTAATATATTATGCTTTGGAGAAGCTACTGGAGCTATAGAAATTTTTGTTGTTGGAGGAACACCCACACTTTCTGGATATAGCTTTTCTTGGACTGGGCCTAACGGATTTACAAGTTCCAATAAAAATCTCACTGCCATTACTGCTGGAACTTATAATGTACTGGTTACCGATAATTCGGGATGTTCTAAAGCATTAAGTGTTACACTTACCCAACCAACTGCCATTATTTTGTCGGCCACAACCACACCAATAATCTGTTATGGTTCTAATGATGCTTCTATAACTCTTGCTATAAATGGGGGTGTTACTCCTTATACTATTGCATGGAGTAATCTTGGAGGCGGCACGTTTCAAAACAATCTATCGGCTGGGGATTATCTAATTACCGTTACAGATTCTAACAATTGTGTAAAAACACTGAATGTAAATATCCCTGAAGCACCCATTTTTACAATCAATCCGGTAGTTAAAAACATTTCTTGTTTTGGTGCCCATGATGGTAGTATCAATCTAAATATTATTGGAGGGATTGCTCCTGTGAAATTAGTTTGGGATGACAGTCCAGTAGCTGGAAATGTCAGGAATAATTTAGGACCAGGCTCTTACACGGTAACTATTGTTGACAGTAAGCCTTGTACCATTAAAAAGAGTTTTATTATATTAGAACCTCAACCTTTAATTCTATCTGCCAATGTAGACAATGCCTTTGATTGTGACAAAGCCAATAGTGGCGCAATAAATCTTCTCGTTGCTGGAGGTACACCACCTTTCACTTATGCTTGGTCAAACGGATCTACAACAGAAGATTTAGTGAATATTCCTGCTGGAAATTATTTGGTTACCGTAATTGATAGTAGGGGCTGTTCAAAACAGGCACAATACAGTATCAACAGACCGCCGCCTATAGTAATTGGAGTAGCTACCAAAACAGAATTTGACTGTGAAACGAAGTTCGTAAAACAAACATTTGTAGCACAAGTTTCGGGTGGGGTTCCACCCTACCAATTAGCCTGGTCCAGCGGAACGGTAAGCGGTTCGAATAATGAAATGATGAATACCAGCCAAAACGGAACAGCAATATTATACGTAACGGATGCTTTAGGTTGTAAAGCAAATTACTCGTTCAATGTTAAACTGCAGTCCCTTGGAACACCTTCATTTAATGCAACTTCCTATTCTTTTGTAACATATGGCACTTATTCTATAATCGATCCAATACAGTTTACCAATACCGCTACTGGTGATTTTATAAGTATGGTTTGGGATTTTGGCGATGGTAGCTTTTCAACCGAGCTCAACCCGGTGCATACATTCCTAAATCCAAAAGAGTACGTGGTGACACAAACTGTTACGTATCCTTTTGGATGTGTCTATGTGCAAAAAATTACTTTTAATGTTGAGAAAGGATATTTATTTGTCGTTCCCACTGCCTTCACACCCAACAATGATAATATGAATGATACATTCAGACCCGTGACTAAGGCATTAAAAAATGTTCGATTGGATATTTATGATACTTGGGGTTCACTAATCTATTCAGAAACCGGAGACACTTTAAGGGGATGGGATGGTAAAATAAAAGGACAGATTGCGGAAAACGGTAATTATTATTGTAAAGTGAGCGCAGAAACCTTTTATGGAACTATTGTCAATGAAAATCGCCCTTTTGTATTAATAAAATAA